The following coding sequences are from one Musa acuminata AAA Group cultivar baxijiao chromosome BXJ1-6, Cavendish_Baxijiao_AAA, whole genome shotgun sequence window:
- the LOC103987002 gene encoding UDP-glucuronic acid decarboxylase 6 produces MATEAANGNNHVVTKKPPTPSPLRNSKFFQSNMRILVTGGAGFIGSHLVDKLMENEKNEVIVADNFFTGSKDNLRKWIGHPRFELIRHDITEPLLVEVDQIYHLACPASPIFYKHNPVKTIKTNVMGTMNMLGLAKRVGARILLTSTSEVYGDPLEHPQTEEYWGNVNPIGVRSCYDEGKRVAETLMFDYHRQHGIEIRIARIFNTYGPRMNIDDGRVVSNFIAQALRGEPLTVQAPGTQTRSFCYVSDMVDGLIRLMEGENTGPINLGNPGEFTMTELAEVVKELIEPSISIKIVENTPDDPRQRKPNIAKAKQLLGWEPKITLRQGLPLMEEDFKQRLGVSKKA; encoded by the exons ATGGCGACGGAAGCAGCCAACGGTAACAATCATGTCGTGACAAAGAAGCCTCCGACCCCTTCCCCTTTGAGAAACTCCAAATTCTTTCAG TCCAACATGCGAATCTTGGTGACTGGAGGAGCTGGTTTTATTGGGTCTCATTTGGTTGACAAGCTGATGGAAAATGAGAAGAATGAG GTAATTGTTGCTGACAATTTTTTCACTGGCTCAAAGGACAATCTCAGGAAATGGATTGGTCATCCAAGATTTGAGCTGATTAGACATG ATATTACTGAGCCACTGTTGGTGGAGGTTGATCAGATCTATCACTTAGCTTGCCCCGCTTCGCCAATTTTCTATAAACACAATCCTGTCAAG ACTATTAAGACTAATGTGATGGGCACAATGAACATGTTGGGGCTTGCAAAGCGGGTTGGAGCAAG AATTTTATTGACTTCAACCTCAGAGGTGTATGGTGATCCTCTGGAGCATCCTCAGACAGAGGAATACTGGGGAAATGTTAACCCAATTG GAGTGAGGAGTTGCTACGATGAAGGAAAGCGAGTGGCAGAGACATTAATGTTTGATTACCATAGGCAGCATGGCATAG AGATCCGGATTGCTAGAATCTTTAACACGTATGGACCTCGCATGAATATTGATGATGGTCGTGTTGTCAGTAACTTTATTGCTCAAGCGCTTCG GGGTGAACCCTTGACGGTTCAAGCCCCAGGAACACAGACTCGAAGTTTCTGTTATGTCTCTGACATG GTTGATGGACTTATTCGTCTCATGGAAGGAGAGAACACTGGCCCTATTAACTTAGGAAACCCTG GTGAATTTACGATGACGGAACTTGCTGAGGTAGTGAAGGAG TTGATTGAGCCATCGATCTCAATCAAAATTGTTGAGAATACCCCTGATGATCCGCGTCAAAGGAAGCCTAACATCGCAAAAGCAAAACAACTTCTAGGATGGGAACCCAAGATTACCTTGCGACAGGGTCTGCCTCTAATGGAAGAGGATTTCAAGCAGCGTCTCGGCGTGTCCAAGAAAGCATAG
- the LOC135675814 gene encoding protein SOSEKI 5-like isoform X2, with amino-acid sequence MAAAFRGSAEPSWKQRSEWKTSPERRMVWGEARARATTGRRAAVVYYLSRNGHLEHPHFMEVPVSSSEGLFLRDVVDRLRVLRGPAMAGLYSWSSKRSYKNGYVWHDLSEGDFIHPVHGNEYVLKGTELLHLRIPSSSSSGSQESSASSTSSEKPSETSKCAQNDAAVSSVTKQAVRSSIDVSEYKVYKNHLKAEPTVKSADASTQTEEHRRHRWRVPIGEEKREEKLKTVVTENPAAELSRDEISPPPSSSSPETLESLIKADCRRTAAVGPDDKDRMDGGCLSGRVRASAVLMHLISCGFISVKTNGLSLMPQDMGRLGRAASMGRIPSSRAIKLEDKEYFSGSLVETDKMVGDGEGGELPSLKRSSSDNADRGSKMDLGKQVEEDARTRCVPRKPKTRKERKP; translated from the exons ATGGCAGCCGCTTTTAGAGGAAGCGCTGAGCCTTCTTGGAAGCAGAGGAGTGAGTGGAAGACGAGCCCAGAGAGGAGAATGGTGTGGGGTGAGGCGAGGGCGAGAGCCACCACCGGGAGAAGAGCTGCGGTGGTTTACTACCTCTCGAGGAATGGGCACTTGGAGCACCCCCACTTCATGGAAGTCCCCGTCTCCTCCTCGGAAGGGCTCTTCCTCAGAG ACGTCGTCGACCGTCTCCGTGTTCTCAGAGGCCCAGCCATGGCTGGGTTGTACTCCTGGTCTTCCAAAAG GAGCTACAAGAATGGGTATGTGTGGCATGATCTCTCGGAAGGCGACTTCATCCACCCTGTGCATGGCAACGAGTATGTGCTCAAAGGAACGGAGCTTCTCCACCTCCGcatcccttcctcctcctcctctggttCCCAGGAAAGCTCCGCTTCCTCCACCAGCTCCGAGAAGCCTTCGGAGACCTCCAAATGCGCGCAAAATGATGCCGCCGTCTCTTCCGTGACGAAGCAGGCGGTTCGGAGCTCCATCGATGTGAGCGAGTATAAGGTCTACAAGAACCACCTGAAGGCCGAACCCACCGTTAAGTCCGCCGACGCATCTACCCAGACCGAGGAGCACAGGCGGCATCGGTGGCGAGTTCCCATCGGCGAAGAGAAGCGAGAGGAGAAGCTCAAAACCGTGGTGACGGAGAACCCTGCCGCCGAGCTCAGCAGAGATGAGATCTCGCCGCCGCCTTCCTCATCCAGCCCGGAGACACTGGAATCGTTGATCAAGGCCGACTGCCGCCGGACCGCCGCGGTCGGGCCGGACGACAAGGACCGGATGGACGGCGGCTGCTTGAGCGGCAGAGTGAGGGCCTCCGCGGTGCTGATGCATCTGATCTCGTGCGGTTTCATCTCGGTGAAGACGAACGGGTTGTCGCTGATGCCGCAGGACATGGGAAGACTCGGTCGAGCCGCGTCGATGGGGCGCATTCCGAGCTCCCGAGCCATTAAACTGGAGGACAAGGAGTACTTCAGCGGGAGCTTGGTGGAGACCGACAAGATGGTGGGCGATGGCGAAGGCGGAGAGCTTCCGAGCTTGAAGAGGTCATCATCAGACAATGCTGATAG GGGATCGAAGATGGATTTGGGCAAGCAGGTCGAAGAAGACGCACGTACGAGATGCGTGCCACGAAAGCCAAAGACGAGGAAAGAACGGAAACCTtag
- the LOC135675813 gene encoding vacuolar protein sorting-associated protein 2 homolog 1-like gives MSFIFGKKKTPAELLRENKRMLDKSIRDIERERQGLQTQEKKLIAEIKKTAKQGQMAAVKVMAKDLIRTRHQITKFYALKSQLQGVSLRIQTLKSTQAMGEAMKGVTKAMAQMNRQMNLPALQKIMQEFELQNEKMEMVSEVMGDAIDDALEGDAEEEETEELVNQVLDEIGVDINAELVKAPSTAVAKPEAANKVAQPEAAGNGDSGIDNELQSRLDNLRKM, from the exons ATGAGTTTCATCTTCGGCAAAAAGAAAACCCCAGCAG AGCTGCTGCGGGAGAATAAGAGAATGTTAGATAAATCAATCAGGGACATAGAGAGGGAGAGGCAAGGGCTCCAAACGCAGGAGAAAAAGCTAATTGCTGAGATTAAGAAAACTGCGAAGCAAGGGCAGATG GCAGCAGTAAAAGTCATGGCGAAAGATCTTATTCGAACAAGGCATCAGATTACAAAGTTTTATGCCCTCAAGTCGCAGCTGCAAGGTGTATCGCTTAGAATTCAG ACACTGAAGTCAACACAAGCAATGGGTGAGGCCATGAAAGGTGTCACCAAGGCTATGGCACAGATGAACAGGCAGATGAACCTACCAGCATTGCAGAAGATAATGCAAGAGTTTGAACTGCAGAATGAGAAGATGGAAATGGTAAGTGAGGTAATGGGAGATGCAATAGATGATGCCTTGGAAGGAGatgctgaagaagaagaaacagaagaacTAGTGAATCAGGTCCTGGATGAAATTGGAGTAGATATCAACGCAGAG CTTGTCAAGGCACCTTCAACTGCCGTGGCCAAACCTGAGGCAGCTAACAAGGTTGCCCAACCTGAAGCAGCTGGAAATGGAGATAGTGGAATAGACAATGAACTCCAGTCAAGGTTAGACAATTTAAGGAAGATGTGA
- the LOC135675812 gene encoding very-long-chain enoyl-CoA reductase-like → MKVTVVSRSGREVIKGGIELHDEATVSDLQEAIHARTKKYYPSRQRLTLPMQAGIQGKPIVLSPKKKLVDYCDGNVKNLTVVFKDLGVQVLYRTLFFWEYLGPLVIYPIFYYFPVYKYFGYEGERVVYPVQTYAMYYWCLHYSKRIMETFFVHRFSHATSPLSNVFRNCAYYWTFGAYIAYYVNHPMYTPVNDLQMKIGFGFGLICQVSNFYCHILLRNLRNPNGNGGYQIPHGFLFNIVTCANYTTEIYQWLGFNIATQTIAGYVFLVVAALIMTNWALAKHRRLKKLFDGKEGRPRYPRRWVILPPFI, encoded by the exons ATGAAGGTAACGGTTGTTTCGCGCAGCGGGAGGGAGGTCATCAAGGGCGGGATTGAGCTCCACGATGAG GCCACTGTGAGCGATCTACAGGAAGCTATCCATGCCCGAA CCAAAAAGTACTATCCTTCAAGACAGCGACTTACCTTGCCAATGCAAGCTGGGATCCAGGGAAAACCAATTGTCCTTAGTCCAAAGAAAAAGCTTGTAGACTATTGTGATGGGAATGTCAAGAATCTGACTGTGGTCTTCAAGGATTTAGGAGTGCAGGTCTTATACAGAACACTTTTCTTCTGGGAGTACTTGGGTCCTTTGGTTATCTACCCTATCTTCTACTATTTTCCAGTATACAAGTACTTCGGCTATGAGGGTGAACGTGTTGTTTACCCAGTCCAGACATATGCTATGTATTACTGGTGTCTTCATTACTCCAAGCGTATCATGGAGACTTTCTTCGTTCACAGATTCAGCCATGCAACATCACCTCTCTCCAATGTCTTCAGGAACTGTGCCTATTATTGGACTTTTGGTGCATACATTGCATACTATGTGAATCACCCCATGTATACACCTGTCAATGATCTGCAAATGAAGATTGGTTTTGGATTTGGGTTGATATGCCAGGTTTCAAACTTTTACTGCCATATATTGTTGAGGAACCTCAGAAACCCCAATGGTAATGGTGGTTATCAGATTCCTCATGGGTTTTTGTTCAACATAGTGACTTGTGCAAACTACACAACGGAGATCTATCAATGGCTTGGTTTCAATATTGCAACCCAAACAATAGCAGGTTACGTGTTCCTTGTGGTGGCTGCTCTCATTATGACTAACTGGGCCCTCGCGAAACACCGTCGGCTCAAGAAG TTATTTGATGGAAAAGAAGGACGACCAAGGTATCCACGGCGCTGGGTGATACTTCCTCCATTCATCTAA
- the LOC135675814 gene encoding protein SOSEKI 5-like isoform X1 → MAAAFRGSAEPSWKQRSEWKTSPERRMVWGEARARATTGRRAAVVYYLSRNGHLEHPHFMEVPVSSSEGLFLRDVVDRLRVLRGPAMAGLYSWSSKRSYKNGYVWHDLSEGDFIHPVHGNEYVLKGTELLHLRIPSSSSSGSQESSASSTSSEKPSETSKCAQNDAAVSSVTKQAVRSSIDVSEYKVYKNHLKAEPTVKSADASTQTEEHRRHRWRVPIGEEKREEKLKTVVTENPAAELSRDEISPPPSSSSPETLESLIKADCRRTAAVGPDDKDRMDGGCLSGRVRASAVLMHLISCGFISVKTNGLSLMPQDMGRLGRAASMGRIPSSRAIKLEDKEYFSGSLVETDKMVGDGEGGELPSLKRSSSDNADRYALNRKLKLDTDSFMDLNQCDKGNLNSILSWWMQNRLLILFTSWCVTNRGSKMDLGKQVEEDARTRCVPRKPKTRKERKP, encoded by the exons ATGGCAGCCGCTTTTAGAGGAAGCGCTGAGCCTTCTTGGAAGCAGAGGAGTGAGTGGAAGACGAGCCCAGAGAGGAGAATGGTGTGGGGTGAGGCGAGGGCGAGAGCCACCACCGGGAGAAGAGCTGCGGTGGTTTACTACCTCTCGAGGAATGGGCACTTGGAGCACCCCCACTTCATGGAAGTCCCCGTCTCCTCCTCGGAAGGGCTCTTCCTCAGAG ACGTCGTCGACCGTCTCCGTGTTCTCAGAGGCCCAGCCATGGCTGGGTTGTACTCCTGGTCTTCCAAAAG GAGCTACAAGAATGGGTATGTGTGGCATGATCTCTCGGAAGGCGACTTCATCCACCCTGTGCATGGCAACGAGTATGTGCTCAAAGGAACGGAGCTTCTCCACCTCCGcatcccttcctcctcctcctctggttCCCAGGAAAGCTCCGCTTCCTCCACCAGCTCCGAGAAGCCTTCGGAGACCTCCAAATGCGCGCAAAATGATGCCGCCGTCTCTTCCGTGACGAAGCAGGCGGTTCGGAGCTCCATCGATGTGAGCGAGTATAAGGTCTACAAGAACCACCTGAAGGCCGAACCCACCGTTAAGTCCGCCGACGCATCTACCCAGACCGAGGAGCACAGGCGGCATCGGTGGCGAGTTCCCATCGGCGAAGAGAAGCGAGAGGAGAAGCTCAAAACCGTGGTGACGGAGAACCCTGCCGCCGAGCTCAGCAGAGATGAGATCTCGCCGCCGCCTTCCTCATCCAGCCCGGAGACACTGGAATCGTTGATCAAGGCCGACTGCCGCCGGACCGCCGCGGTCGGGCCGGACGACAAGGACCGGATGGACGGCGGCTGCTTGAGCGGCAGAGTGAGGGCCTCCGCGGTGCTGATGCATCTGATCTCGTGCGGTTTCATCTCGGTGAAGACGAACGGGTTGTCGCTGATGCCGCAGGACATGGGAAGACTCGGTCGAGCCGCGTCGATGGGGCGCATTCCGAGCTCCCGAGCCATTAAACTGGAGGACAAGGAGTACTTCAGCGGGAGCTTGGTGGAGACCGACAAGATGGTGGGCGATGGCGAAGGCGGAGAGCTTCCGAGCTTGAAGAGGTCATCATCAGACAATGCTGATAGGTATGCGTTAAACAGGAAGCTAAAACTTGATACGGATTCTTTCATGGATCTCAATCAGTGCGATAAAGGAAATCTGAATAGTATTTTGAGTTGGTGGATGCAGAATCGGCTGTTGATATTGTTTACTTCGTGGTGTGTCACAAACAGGGGATCGAAGATGGATTTGGGCAAGCAGGTCGAAGAAGACGCACGTACGAGATGCGTGCCACGAAAGCCAAAGACGAGGAAAGAACGGAAACCTtag
- the LOC103987003 gene encoding small ribosomal subunit protein uS8, with product MVRISVLNDALKSMYNAEKRGKRQVMIRPSSKVIIKFLLVMQKHGYIGEFEYVDDHRAGKIVVELNGRLNKCGVISPRFDVGVKEIEPWTARLLPSRQFGYIVLTTSAGIMDHEEARRKNVGGKVLGFFY from the exons ATGGTGAGAATCAGTGTTTTGAATGATGCTCTCAAGAGCATGTACAATGCTGAGAAGCGTGGGAAGCGACAGGTCATGATTAGGCCATCCTCTAAAGTGATAATCAAGTTCCTCCTTGTCATGCAGAAGCATG GCTATATCGGCGAGTTTGAATACGTCGACGACCACAGAGCTGGTAAAATAGTTGTTGAGTTGAATGGGAGATTGAACAAGTGTGGTGTCATTAGTCCTCGCTTTGATGTGGGTGTCAAAGAGATAGAGCCATGGACTGCTAGACTGCTCCCATCACGTCAG TTTGGTTACATTGTGCTGACGACATCTGCGGGAATCATGGATCATGAAGAAGCTAGAAGGAAGAATGTTGGTGGCAAAGTACTCGGCTTCTTTTACTAG
- the LOC135675396 gene encoding putative pectate lyase 21, with amino-acid sequence MPTLPYAHADDSLRALAGQAEGFGRHAIGGLHGRLYHVTSLEDDGCGSLREGCRSKEPLWIVFEVSGTIHLSSFLMVSSYKTVDGRGQKVKVTGNGLQLRACEHVIICNLEFEGGRGDDVDAIQIKPKSRHVWIDRCSLRDYSDGLIDITCESTDITVSRCYFSKHNKTILIGGCSSNVADRCIRVTIHHCFFDGTCQRHPRVRFGKVHLYNNYTRNWGIYAACASVDSQILSQCNIYEAGERKMVFMYLTEKAADREEETCGCIKSEGDLFLNDANPCLLSGDGVDQAFEVHEHHAAWTVEPASDSLREVLQVCTGWQSIPRPQDRLAVIGFRCDHNIFDHYLL; translated from the exons ATGCCGACTCTACCGTACGCCCATGCCGATGACAGCCTGCGCGCCCTCGCCGGCCAGGCCGAGGGCTTCGGCCGCCACGCCATCGGAGGACTCCATGGACGTCTGTATCACGTCACGAGCTTAGAGG ATGATGGATGCGGTTCACTTCGAGAAGGATGTCGAAGCAAAGAACCTCTGTGGATTGTGTTTGAAGTTTCAGGAACTATTCATCTGTCATCCTTCTTGATGGTCTCATCCTATAAAACAGTCGACGGCCGAGGACAGAAGGTTAAGGTGACGGGGAATGGACTCCAGTTGAGAGCTTGTGAGCATGTCATCATATGCAACTTGGAATTCGAAGGTGGAAGGGGAGACGACGTTGATGCGATCCAGATAAAGCCCAAGTCGAGGCACGTATGGATAGATCGCTGTAGTCTCCGCGACTATTCTGATGGACTAATCGACATCACTTGTGAGAGTACTGATATCACGGTTTCAAG ATGCTACTTCTCAAAGCATAACAAGACGATACTCATCGGAGGGTGCAGCAGTAACGTCGCCGACAGGTGCATTCGTGTGACCATTCATCACTGTTTCTTCGATGGAACATGTCAGCGACATCCTCGTGTTAGATTCGGCAAAGTTCATCTTTACAACAACTACACCAGGAACTGGGGAATCTATGCTGCTTGTGCTAGTGTAGATTCACAG ATTTTGTCTCAGTGCAATATATATGAAGCAGGAGAGAGGAAGATGGTCTTTATGTATCTAACTGAGAAG GCAGCAGATAGGGAAGAAGAGACCTGTGGATGCATAAAGTCCGAAGGAGACTTGTTTCTCAATGATGCAAATCCATGTTTACTGAGTGGTGACGGTGTCGATCAAGCGTTCGAGGTCCATGAACACCATGCAGCATGGACAGTGGAGCCTGCATCAGATTCTCTCAGAGAAGTTCTCCAAGTCTGCACAGGATGGCAGTCCATTCCGAGGCCACAAGACAGATTAGCTGTTATTGGCTTCCGCTGTGATCATAACATCTTTGATCATTACTTACTTTGA
- the LOC135675817 gene encoding zinc finger protein CO3-like has protein sequence MFHSFSSSNGDGSLHHPVSTSSVPHGLLPLPSSSLPDSSSFPTGCYLHRSSSTHSLAFHHHLLKSIDAPQPAYSSSPSFSSCPVRRVVSTGDLQRMHGVRETPRVRRYSAEERKERIERYRSKRNQRNFRKKITYACRKTLADSRPRVRGRFVRNGETETEVETETEAAAGNSLECFSYGNDEQNQSRSSMGGGNGGEWSSQLQTALETDEEHEDYYDEELLSIFADVFSLDILS, from the exons ATGTTCCATTCGTTCTCCTCCTCTAATGGCGACGGCAGCCTCCACCACCCGGTCTCCACCTCCTCCGTTCCTCATGGCCTCCTCCCTctcccctcctcttctcttccCGATTCGTCCTCCTTCCCCACCGGATGCTATCTCCACAGGAGCAGCAGCACCCACTCGCTGGCTTTCCACCAccaccttttgaagtccatagacGCGCCGCAGCCGGCCTACTCGTCGTCCCCGTCCTTCTCCTCCTGCCCTGTGAGGCGGGTCGTCAGCACCGGCGACCTCCAG CGGATGCATGGCGTGCGAGAGACTCCCAGGGTCCGGCGATACAGCGCGGAGGAGAGGAAGGAAAGGATCGAGAGATACCGGAGCAAGCGTAACCAGAGGAATTTCCGCAAGAAGATCACT TACGCGTGCAGGAAGACGTTGGCCGACAGCCGGCCGCGAGTGAGGGGGCGGTTCGTGAGGAACGGCGAGACGGAGACGGAGGTTGAGACCGAAACAGAGGCTGCGGCGGGGAACAGTCTCGAATGCTTTAGCTACGGCAACGACGAGCAGAACCAGAGCCGCAGCAGCATGGGCGGCGGTAATGGCGGCGAGTGGAGCAGTCAGTTGCAGACGGCGCTGGAGACGGACGAGGAACACGAGGACTACTACGACGAGGAACTCCTCTCCATCTTCGCCGACGTCTTCTCCCTGGATATCCTCTCCTGA